A window of the Salvelinus fontinalis isolate EN_2023a chromosome 14, ASM2944872v1, whole genome shotgun sequence genome harbors these coding sequences:
- the plppr3b gene encoding phospholipid phosphatase-related protein type 3, whose product MMTPRDPKPKKKPPKDSLTLLPCFYFVELPIVASSMVSLYFLELTDLLQPAQVGFRCHDRMLSMPYVDGGDELIPLLMLLSLAFAGPAASIMMGEGLVYFMQSRLKIRPGVEGSINAGGCNFNSFLRRTVRFVGVHVFGLCATALMTDVIQLATGYHTPFFLTVCKPNYTQPGVACDKNPYITKDICSGHDQHAIVSARKTFPSQHATLSAFAAVYISMYFNSTISDSTKLLKPVLVFAFAIVAALTGLTQITQYRSHPIDVYVGFLIGAGIAAYLAFHAVGNFRSSDDIIIKPAPPPQKEDALRALTQRGHDSVYNKGVASASESADEIAAPPSLDRLEGMGRPLQREKASIGSLKRASVDVELLAPRSPMGQQTMVTFSNTLPRSSMNANGGLGANGGPEEPMMPTQPVQRRLKAVQVPMDPMRSQQLVTEWKQKSMEMRGLSLRDEAERDASEEGSEGGEEGSEDGGPQASLYPSMVQSNRGASPGPIPVSVGPPGSARVVATPRPPHIPEAGPPPVSPKSALTRAKWLSITEKSGGGGSIRGAPNQPRIMQVIAMSKQQGLLPSSSSGGTPKSSETTSTSSCTSSTASADSPHYRPPSEAQRDSAIITVDAHAPHHPVVHGGPPPCSGNGNPWEWRGASNGSDPRDSYELNDLNRGDSVGARSSTGSFRPHQTISPCSSTGDGDAEMLPPLPLPHAEVPHDGRSRESTLRRKTALVLLERDIQFQNKSEQENYYKKIQGGRRYKD is encoded by the exons ATGATGACTCCAAGAGACCCAAAGCCCAAGAAGAAACCGCCGAAAGATAGCTTGACTCTGTTGCCATGCTTCTATTTTGTAGAG CTGCCCATTGTGGCTTCTTCTATGGTGTCGCTCTACTTCCTGGAGCTGACGGACCTGCTCCAGCCTGCCCAGGTAGGCTTCCGTTGCCATGACCGCATGCTGAGCATGCCCTACGTTGACGGTGGAGATGAGCTCATCCCTCTACTCATGCTGCTCAGCCTGGCCTTCGCTGGCCCGGCCGCGTCG ATCATGATGGGGGAGGGCCTGGTCTACTTCATGCAGTCACGCCTTAAGATCCGCCCCGGGGTGGAGGGCAGCATCAACGCCGGCGGCTGCAACTTCAACTCCTTCCTTCGGCGAACGGTGCGCTTCGTAG gtgtccATGTGTTTGGGTTGTGTGCTACGGCTCTAATGACTGATGTGATTCAGTTGGCCACAGGTTATCACACTCCCTTCTTCCTGACTGTGTGCAAGCCCAACTACACACAGCCAGGGGTGGCCTGTGATAAAAACCCCTACATCACCAAGGACATCTGCTCCGGTCACGACCAGCACGCCATCGTCTCTGCCAG GAAAACCTTTCCCTCCCAGCACGCAACCCTGTCTGCCTTTGCTGCTGTGTACATATCA ATGTACTTCAACTCAACCATCTCAGACAGCACCAAGCTGCTGAAGCCAGTGTTGGTGTTTGCGTTTGCCATCGTGGCGGCGCTAACCGGTCTCACCCAGATCACCCAGTACCGCAGCCACCCCATTGACGTCTACGTGGGCTTCCTCATAGGGGCCGGCATCGCTGCTTACCTG gCTTTCCACGCCGTTGGCAACTTCAGGTCCTCCGACGACATCATCATCAAGCCAGCTCCACCCCCCCAGAAGGAGGACGCCCTGCGAGCGCTGACCCAGCGGGGCCACGACTCGGTCTACAACAAAGGTGTCGCCTCAGCATCGGAGAGCGCCGACGAGATCGCCGCCCCGCCCTCCCTGGACCGGCTGGAGGGCATGGGGCGGCCACTACAGCGCGAGAAGGCCTCTATCGGGAGCTTGAAAAGGGCCAGTGTGGACGTGGAGCTCCTGGCGCCCCGCAGCCCCATGGGCCAGCAGACCATGGTGACCTTCAGCAACACGCTGCCCAGATCTAGCATGAACGCTAACGGGGGCCTGGGCGCTAACGGAGGCCCAGAGGAGCCCATGATGCCTACTCAACCCGTACAAAGGAGGCTCAAGGCTGTGCAAGTGCCCATGGACCCCATGCGCTCACAGCAGTTGGTGACGGAGTGGAAGCAGAAGTCCATGGAGATGCGGGGTCTGAGCCTTAGGGATGAAGCCGAGCGAGATGCCAGTGAGGAGGGCTCCGAAGGGGGGGAGGAAGGGTCCGAGGACGGGGGGCCACAGGCCTCGCTCTATCCATCTATGGTGCAGTCCAACAGGGGAGCTTCCCCCGGTCCAATCCCCGTCAGTGTGGGGCCTCCAGGGAGTGCCAGGGTGGTGGCAACTCCTAGACCCCCCCACATCCCCGAGGCGGGTCCCCCGCCAGTGTCGCCCAAAAGCGCACTAACCCGCGCCAAGTGGCTGTCCATCACAGAGAAGAGCGGTGGTGGCGGGTCGATTCGCGGGGCACCCAACCAGCCGCGCATCATGCAGGTGATCGCCATGTCCAAGCAGCAGggcctcctcccttcctcctcctcaggggGCACGCCCAAGTCCTCCgagaccacctccacctcctcctgcaCCTCCTCTACGGCCAGTGCCGATTCGCCCCACTACCGCCCGCCCTCAGAGGCCCAGCGTGATTCGGCCATCATCACCGTAGACGCCCACGCCCCCCACCACCCGGTGGTGCACGGTGGCCCGCCCCCCTGCTCGGGCAACGGGAACCCCTGGGAGTGGAGGGGCGCGTCCAACGGCAGCGACCCTCGAGACTCCTACGAGCTCAACGACCTGAACCGCGGCGACAGCGTTGGTGCTCGCAGCAGCACCGGCAGCTTCCGGCCGCACCAGACCATCTCGCCGTGCTCCTCCACCGGCGACGGAGACGCAGAGATGCTTCCCCCTCTGCCCCTCCCCCACGCGGAGGTCCCCCACGACGGGAGAAGCCGGGAGTCCACTTTACGACGCAAGACTGCGCTAGTCCTCCTGGAGAGGGACATCCAATTTCAAAACAAGAGTGAGCAGGAGAACTACtataaaaaaatacagggtggccGGAGGTATAAGGATTAG